The sequence below is a genomic window from Syntrophorhabdaceae bacterium.
TAGTAAGTAGCTTGCTGAGTGCTCATAAGCCATTCTAAAAAAGCCAGTGTGTCCAAAAGATACTATGGTGTTATTTTTTTTCATGTAAAAACAAGGCACTTGTCTGTGTCCATCTTCAAAGTATTTTAGAAGGTCTGTGTCGCTATCTCTATTTTTGTCGTTTTTGTAGTTTCTCAAAACGTTTTCTGGAACAGTGATACTGACATCATTATTTGGTAGACCTATCACCCAATGGAGATGCTTACCATCTTTTCCTAACTGCCCTCTCATCCAGTTTGATAATACAAGGTATCCCTCAATAGCATCTTGTGGTGCACTTTCATCGTCATGAGACCATATCTCTGTAACTTTAGCATAATACAAAGGCACGGAGTGCTGGTGCACATCTGGCTTAGCATACTTAAATTTAACTTTTTTAAAAGAGGGCTTGTAGGCGTCGTTAGGTTCGTAAAAAGGTTTTAATGGCTGGCCACAGGATGAGCAGTTTTCTTGTGTTTTAGACCTACCTTTACATCCTTTTGTTGCACATCTATATTCTTTGATCTTTTTCATCTCAGCACAGATTTTTTTTGATACTACATCATTCTCTTCAACTCTAAAATATTGACAATTATCTAAAGATTTGGCGGGTTTAATAATGTATTTGAGTCCTTTTTTTTCTAAGTATCCAGCTTCTACTGTGGGAGAGTATGCATTTCTAACTCTGTCTATCATTACGCTTGAATATTGTTCTCTTAAGTCAAGGGATTTATCTGCAAATGACCTAAAGTGAAAATGCAGATCATCACTAACATCAAACCTCCCGAAGCTCGTCATCTCCACCATCGTCCTTATCATACCTCGTAAGGAGCTGCCAGGGATACGGAGTTTTCCACCAGGTGAGAAGAAGTCGGGGTTACAGTATGGAGGTATTGATTTATTTGCCTTTCTCTGTTCATCAATGCGGTCTCTTTCCATACCCTCTTCATCTGTAAGTGTATCCCTTATGTAAAGCGGCGTCTTTGTCTCTATCTCAAGGTCTATGTAGCCTGTAAATCTATCTTGATGGTAGGTGTCTAAGTCTGGAAGTTTTTCTGCAGGGACAACAACGGCGTTTAGCGGAACAAAATTATATGGAGCAACCGCTGTTTTATTGGAGTAAGTGGATGTTGAATTCTTGTCCGCCGCTTTATCTTGAGGGCTGTTTTTAACTGATCTCTCAGGATGGGATTGGGCGGATGGAGCAAACGATGCTGTTTTGTCATATCGTACCACACCCTCACAGATTATCTTTTTGACCACTCCCTTTTCCCTCAGTACCTCTACCTCTTTGTCATTCAGTTTATTATCCTTTAACTTTAAGAAGCTTAATGACATTTTTGTTCCTGACTCAAAGAGAAGGGTTACCGCATAGTCACCCTTTTTTGTCTTTTCAAGCTTTAATCTTGCCTTTTCCATCTTCATAACCTCCATTTACATATTGCTGCCAACGTTTTAAATTTTTCGCTGAAACTGCCTGTTATACAAACTCATGAGCTTCCTCAAGCCATTGAAACCGCTCCTCTGGTGTTAGTCTTTTGTAAAGCCTAAGTTTATCAACGGTTACCTCAAAGGCAAAATCGTTTTTGTTATCCATCTTCCATCCTCTCCAGCGTGTCTTATCACCCTTTCGTAAAACACCTATTCCTCCCTTCTTTAAGGGATAACAAATTCCACGAATCTGCAGTCCACATATCCTGCCTGTGAGGCTTCATTGAAGCCTACGTAATTGCGTGTGTGGAGCTTGAGTCTTCTCTCTCCATCATCTATTGATAGAGGCTCAAAAGGCACTATGAGCTCAGTCCCTCTGTCCTCTGTGAGTTTTGTAAATCCATTGTCAAGTGGCACTGCCTTGGTGCCAAATAGCACCTGATAGGCATCAACCACTGTGACAGGCTCACCCTCGTTGTCGACGCGAACACGGCCTTTGAGCCCTTCAGCAGTTCGCCAGATGTGAAGCTCCTTATCTGTATCAAATATCCTTGCCCTCTGGACATATCTGTCCTCAAAGGTTTCACCTTTATAAAATTTGAAGTCTCCACCCTCGAATGTGCCTATCAGGACCTTGTAGTCAAGGTAGATGACTGCAAAGGCGGTGTTTGTGAAATGGTTTTTGGCTAAGTCTCTGATGTTAGTCACTGTCTGGATGAGCTCTACCTTTGAATTTATGTCTCTCATAGTAAGTCCATTAGCTTTCATCTGGCACCTCCAGTGTAATCCACAAGGCTCGATACAAGTCTTTCAATCTCCTCTAAGTCTTCAGGCCTTATTTTTCTTAGATCATGATCTATCGCTATAGTCTTGCCGTTTACTCTAATCTCTGCACTTATGCCCTTAAAGACGCCTCTACCGATGTTTTTCTCACCTCCTACTGCCAGGTCTCCGGTCCAGAGGTCTTTAAACACAAGGAGCATGAGGCCAGCCTCATGGTCACGGCAGTCTCGTATGCTTATTCTCACATTCTTGATCTCCTCATTGTCTGCAGAGGAAAACAGTGGCTTGGTCTCAAAGAGGGCGGCCTCTATTGTGCCACCTGTGAAGCGGTCTATCTTTATGCGAGTCTGAAGCTCAGAGACAAACCTCGGAAGGGTTATTTCATCGATCCTTATGCG
It includes:
- the csx19 gene encoding CRISPR-associated protein Csx19; the protein is MKANGLTMRDINSKVELIQTVTNIRDLAKNHFTNTAFAVIYLDYKVLIGTFEGGDFKFYKGETFEDRYVQRARIFDTDKELHIWRTAEGLKGRVRVDNEGEPVTVVDAYQVLFGTKAVPLDNGFTKLTEDRGTELIVPFEPLSIDDGERRLKLHTRNYVGFNEASQAGYVDCRFVEFVIP
- a CDS encoding TIGR03986 family CRISPR-associated RAMP protein: MEKARLKLEKTKKGDYAVTLLFESGTKMSLSFLKLKDNKLNDKEVEVLREKGVVKKIICEGVVRYDKTASFAPSAQSHPERSVKNSPQDKAADKNSTSTYSNKTAVAPYNFVPLNAVVVPAEKLPDLDTYHQDRFTGYIDLEIETKTPLYIRDTLTDEEGMERDRIDEQRKANKSIPPYCNPDFFSPGGKLRIPGSSLRGMIRTMVEMTSFGRFDVSDDLHFHFRSFADKSLDLREQYSSVMIDRVRNAYSPTVEAGYLEKKGLKYIIKPAKSLDNCQYFRVEENDVVSKKICAEMKKIKEYRCATKGCKGRSKTQENCSSCGQPLKPFYEPNDAYKPSFKKVKFKYAKPDVHQHSVPLYYAKVTEIWSHDDESAPQDAIEGYLVLSNWMRGQLGKDGKHLHWVIGLPNNDVSITVPENVLRNYKNDKNRDSDTDLLKYFEDGHRQVPCFYMKKNNTIVSFGHTGFFRMAYEHSASYLLPQMLKTFNGIDIAEAIFGSKDTPVGRVFFEDAFCQIPKEQALLDMSTPKILSSPKPTTFQHYLEQDKSKINVDLKKNVSGLKTYNDSDAIIRGYKLYWHKDGTDWQETDAEKIQKHKSQYTQINPVKPNVVFIGRIRFENLSEVELGALLFALDLPDGCCHKLGMGKPLGLGSIKITPRLYISDRLKRYSTFSSELIDGPKETTDLSTYKKAFEKYVLTQIGDRGQNLWETDRLKELKAMLDFDNKPSNEKTRYMEIERPGVGNEFKNRPVLPRPMEVI